Below is a window of Undibacterium sp. YM2 DNA.
TTCATAAATAGGGATGAGTGCGAACAAGGCGATTTGGGATGCAGTGCAAGGCGTGGCCTGCAGCTAAGACTCATGCCTTAGCAAAGGAGGGGTGGCATACTACCCGCAGCAATGCACCCAAATCGTCAGTTCCCGAAGGGTTTGCCTCATAACGCACACCAGATAACATAGAATTTATTTTTGATGATGCAAGCATTAACTGCCGTGTCCGCATTGCCATTTCGCGTTATGAGGCAAACGCACCTCATTCATATTTATGAAATGAGTTCTAGCAAACTGTCGCGGTGAAAATCGTAACACCAGCCTATTGCTCAGCAACCGGGCGAGCCGGATACAGCCAGCAAAACACCAGCGTCGCCACCGCCGCACCCAGCAATTGCGCAATGATAAAACCCGGCGCATCGACAGGGCGTATGCCTGCAAAGCTATTACTGGCCGCCCGTGCCAGCGTCACTGCGGGGTTGGCAAATGAGGTTGAAGAGGTAAACCAGTATGCCGCCGTGATATAGGCCGCCACCGCAAATGGTGTCACCGCCGGGCGGCTGCGGCTGGTGCTGATGATGACCGCAATCAGGCCAAAGCTGGCGACAAACTCGCTCCACCATTGTGCCATGCCGGTACGCGCATGTTCAGATGCAAAGAACAGCGGCAGGTCAAACATGGCATGCGCCGTGGCTACCCCGGCAAAGGCGCCCAGCACTTGCAGCAGGATATACGGCAGCACATCCCTGGCTGGCAGGTTTTTTTGGTAAGCCTCAGACAATGTCACGACAGGGTTGAAGTGCGCACCCGAGACGGGGCCAAACATCAATATCAATGCGATCAGACCCGCGCCCGTGGCAATGGCATTGGCCAGCAGCGCAATCGCAACATTGCCGCCCGCCAGCCGCTCTGCCATGATGCCCGATCCCACCACGACAGCCAGCAACAAGGCGGTGCCCAGGCCTTCAGCCACCAGACGTCTTGCCATGCTCATGGGGTGATCTCGCCTATCTGGTCCAGCGCGGCCTTGAACTTTTGCCTGTCCTGCGCCAGGGTTTCCAGCGGCAGCGCAAGCATGGCCTCGATGCGGGCACGCAGGATGCGGTAGGCAGTCATGAAGGCAGCGTCGAATTCTTCATCTGTCCCGCTGACATGGGCAGGGTCTGCCACACCCCAGTGGGTGCGCAACACTGGCCCCAGATAAGCCGGGCAGGTTTCACCCGCAGCACTGGCGCAGACGGTGATGACGATGTCCGGTGTGGCTGGCAGATTGTCCCATGATTTGCTGGCATAGCCCGTGGTCGAAATACCTTCCCGCGCCAGCAATGCCAGCGAACGCGGGTGTACTTCCCCCGTTGGCTTGCTACCCGCACTCATGGCATGCCAGCCTGCAGGGGCCAGATGATTGAAAGTGGCCTCACCGAGGATGGAACGGCAGGAATTGCCGGTACACAGAAACAAGACGTTCATAAGTCACCAAAAATTGAAAACAGAAATAAAGAAAAAGCAGAAATCGCCTGCACTGCTATCGCTTATTCAGCGGCACATTGCTGCACCTGTACCGGCGTGCATGGATTGCCGCCACAGCAGTTTTCAGTCAAAAAGCCCAGCATCTGGTTCATCGTCGTGATATTCGCCGAGTAAATGACAAAGCGCCCCGCCTGGCGTGACTGCACCAACCCGGCATGCGACAACTCTTTGAGATGAAACGACAAGGAAGAGGCAGGTATGCCCAGCTCTTCACCTATTTTGGTGGCGGCCCTGCCTTGCGGACCAGCCTGCACCAGCAGGCGGAACACCGCCAGGCGTGACTCTTGCGCCAGCGCGGCCAGTGCCAGTAATGCTGCTTTGGTTTCCATCATATCCATGTCCTTGCGATTATGAATAAATTCTATATTTCTATAATAATGGAAATATAGAATTACTGTAAAGCCGATTTTAAAAGAACTTGCATGCGGGGATTTTTGTGTTATTCTTTATTCGTCAATTAACGAATAAGCCGTATGTCCACCACTTGCTGCACGACTGAACCCGCCGTTCTGGAGATGAATTTCCAGCCAGAAGAGATTGCTGCGCTATGCAAGGCGCTGGGGCATCCTGCGCGAGTCAAGCTGCTCAGGCACTTGTCCAATTATGGCGAATGTTTTTTTGGCAGCCTGACCGACATCCTGCCACTGGCAGCATCGACGATATCGCAGCATGTGAGCATACTCAAAGAAGCGGGCCTGATACTGGGCTCGGCTGACGAGCAACGTGTTTGCTATTGTGTCAATGAAGTACGTCTGGCGCAGTTCAAGAAGCTGGTAGCGGGTCTTTGAGCTGGTTTTTTTTGCCTTTATATTCGTATTTTGACGAATAACGAATTAATATAGAAACACACTGATATAGTCCTCATTGAAAATGATTGGAGATCATGATGAAACCACAGACCAGCGCATTACCCATTGCCATCATCGGCGCCGGACCAGTCGGGCTGGCGGCAGCCGCGCACCTGCTCTTGCGCAGCCAGCAGCCACTGATACTGGAAAGCGCAGCAAGCATTGCCGCCAACCTCGCCAGTTATCGCCAGGTGCGCCTGTTTTCGCCATGGCGCTACAATCTGGACCAGGCTGCAGTCAGCTTGCTGACAGCGTCAGGCTGGCAGCAGCCTGATCCTGAAGGCTTGCCAACTGCCGGGGAGATGATAGACCACTACCTGCAGCCACTTGCCCAGCTACCCGCCATCGCAGCAAGTCTGCACCTGCAACACCGTGTCATCGCCGTCAGCAGGCAATCTTACGACAAGGTCAAGACCAAAGGGCGGGAAGACGCCGCCTTTGTCTTGCGGGTAGCAACACCAGAGGGCGAACGGGATTACCTCGCCAGCGCCATTATCGATGCCAGCGGCACCTGGTCGCAACCCAACCCGCTGGGAGCGAATGGCATACCCGCCATCGGTGAAGAGCAATATGCAGCCCACATCAGCTACGGAATGCCCGACATACTTGGCACACAGCGCCAGCGTTTTGCTGGCAAACGGGTGCTGGTCGTGGGCACCGGGCATTCAGCCGCAGGCAACCTGCTGGCGCTGGCACAACTGGCAGAACAAGTGCCGGGTACCACCCTGCTGTGGGCAATCCGGGGCAATCATGTTGCCAAGGTATTTGGCGGCGGCAGTGCCGATGGCCTGCCAGCACGGGGGCAGCTTGGTGCCCGCCTGAAGGCCTTGAAGGATACTGGCCAGCTCAGTCTGTACCGCAATTTCAGGATACGGCAATTGCAGTCTGGCGAGCATGGCGAAGATGGCATCACCGTCACAGGCGACATGCATCTGGGTGAAACACCTGTCCTTTCCGGCATAGATGAAATCATCGCCGCCACCGGGGCCAGGCCCGACCTTAGCCTCAGCCGTGAATTGCGCCTGCGCCATGACCCCTGGCTGGAAAGCACAGAAGCACTCGCGCCACTGATCGACCCTAATGAACATAGCTGCGGCACGGTGCGCCCGCATGGCCACCGCGAGCTGGCCCACCCTGAGCCGGGCTACTATGCCGTGGGAGCCAAGAGCTATGGTCGCGCCCCCAACTTTCTGATGGCGACAGGGTATGAACAGGTGCGCTCCGTAGTTGCCGCATTGTCGGGCGACCTGGCTGCCGCCGACGAGGTACAGTTAAGCCTGCCGCAAACCGGCATCTGCAGCACACAGCCGGTCTATGAATTACCTGAGAAAGAAGAACCGGCCGCATGCTGTGGCGGCGCTGCACCGGCAGGTGCAAACGCCTGTTGCGCACTCGATGCCACTGAAAAAGCCAAAGGAAATGCGGGTTGTGGATGCAGTACACAAAGCGAGACGCCAGCAATGCCAACGCTAAGCAAGCCAGCAGCAAGCAAGCCAAATTGCTGCTCTTGAGATTTGCAGGTACCTATCGATGAACCAGCAGCTACTGACCAGAAAAACCATCGCCATCCTGGGTTTTACCCAAATCGCCTCCTGGGGGTCGCTGTACTATGCCATCGCCATCCTGGCACCGTCCATCCAGCAAGAAATGGGCTGGTCATCTGGCACCGTGTTTGGTGCTTTCTCCTGGAGCCTGCTGGTGGCCGGGCTGGCCTCCACTCCAGTGGGCATGCTGCTCGACCGGCATGGCGGGCGGCTGGTGATGGCCAGCGGCTCTTTGCTGTGCGCTGCAGGCATGGTCTTGCTGAGCATGGCACAGGCCAAGGCTGTGTATTTCATGGCCTGGACACTGCTGGGGCTGGGAATGGCGCTAAGCCTGTATGAAGCCGCCTTCGCAACCATCAACCGCATGATACTGGCGAACAGCCGTCAGGCCATCTCTACCCTGACACTGTTCGGTGGCTTTGCCAGCACCGTGTTCTGGCCGCTGACCTTAAAGCTCAACAGCCTGCTGGGCTGGCGTGACACCTACCTGCTGTATGGCATGCTGCAATTGTGCCTGTGCCTGCCGCTGCACCTGATGCTGGGTACCGCCAAAGCCAGCAACACACCAGACAGCGCGCACGGCCAGACCTCACTGGCAAGACCTGGCCATACCCTGGCCGAAGCCCTGCGCCATCCGGCATTCTGGAAACTGGCGCTGGCCTTTTGTGCGAACAGCTTTGTGTTTTCTACGCTCTCGGTCCACCTCATCCCCTTGCTGGGCCAGTTTGGTCATGCCAGCGCCTGGGTAGTCATGATGGCCGCCTTCATCGGCCCCATGCAAGTCGCTGGCCGCCTCGGTGAAATGACGTTTGCCAGACATGCCTTGCCACAGACCGTCGGCAAATGGGTGTTCACCGCCCTGCCCGCGGCCTTGCTGGTGCTGATGTCATTTGGTACGCAAGCATGGGCAGTCGCCCTGTTCTGCCTGCTGTACGGCCTCAGCAACGGCATCCTGACGATAGTGCGCGGAACAATACCGCAAGCCCTGTTCGGGCGGGATAACTATGGTGCGATTTCCGGTGCGCTGGCTGGCCCCTCGCTGCTATCCAAAGCTGCAGGCCCACTTGCGATGGCTGTCGTGGCGCAAGATTCCACAACACCTTACCCGTTTCTGCTGATACTCTTGCTGTTTACCCTCGCCTCACTGGCATTTTACCTGGCCGCAGTCAGGCAGCAAGCAGTGAGCCTGGAAGCCAGCTAAACCCACTCAAGTCCAGCACCATGATACGAACAGCCACCGCCGCCGACGCCGCCGCCATCATCAACATCTACAACCACTACATCGCCACGACCACCATCAGCTTTGAAGAAAACCCGGTCACAGAACAGGAGATGGCCCAGCGCATCAAGGATGTCAGCGCCAGCCTGCCCTGGTATGTAGAAGAACAGGATGGCGTAGTCATCGGCTATGCCTATGCCACTCCATGGCGGGCCCGCAGCGCCTACCGGTTTTCAGTAGAAAGCACGGTGTATGTCGCCACCAGCCATGAAGGCCAGGGCATAGGCAAGCGCCTGTATCAAACCCTGATAGCCGACCTGCGCCAGCGCGGCATCCACGTCATCATAGGCGGCATCGCCCAACCCAACGCCGCCAGCGTCGCCCTGCATGAAAGCCTGGGTTTCGAGAAAGTCGCCCACTTCAAGGACGTAGGGCGCAAGTTTGAACAATGGGTGGATGTAGGATATTGGGAATTGCAGTTGAATTGAGCACATGAAGACAAACTGGATCATACGCCCGGCGACACCATCAGATATCGCCATCATCACCCGCCAGCGCTTCCACCGGGAAGACGAACGGCAAGAAGACCTGGATGCCTATGCAAACTGGCTGACAGGCACGCTGGCTGCCGGCAATTACCTGGGTTTGCTGGCCCAGGCCGGAGACACAGTCGTCGCTGGTGCAGGCCTCTCCATACTGGATTGGGGACCAATACGCGGCGATACACAGGCCCGTCGCGGCAGGATAGTCAATGTGTATACCGCACCAGACTGGCGCAGGCTGGGCATTGCCAGGGCACTGGTCGCAGGCATGCTGCAACTGGGCAAGGAGCAAGGCCTGAACACCTTCAATCTGAGTGCCTCAGAAGAAGGCCAGCCACTGTACCGGGACCTGGGTTTTGTTTCTTATGCGGCGGAGATGATATACAGGTCAGGAACAGGTCAGGAAAACAAGAGAGTTAGTACAGGTGGTCAACATCATTCTGGACGTCCTTGAAACTCAAATGACTATTTCACTTCTTCGTAATAATCGTCATAAGGCCAGTAATCCCCATCATTTGCAGATGCCATATTTGTGATACAACGATGTTTCAACAGATTGATGCGATCTGCTGTAATCAAATCATCCATCATCGCGTGCGCAGGGATAGATTCTCTCAAATCAATCGCCTTGACGCCACGATCAACGTTATAGGCATAGCGATCACCCAGATCAAAATCACGCCGGAAATCTGTCCGCCATTGTGAATTGCGTCCCCATCCATGGGAGAGATCATTCGCTGGCCGGTATTTCCTGCGATACGCCCAGTATAAACAAGAGCAGTCTGCAATTCCCCTGCTCAGCAGATGCGCAGGGGCTTTCACCCTGACGCCCGCACGTGCAAACATCATATTCCCCAGCATGAAGGCAGGCCACAGCACTTCCAATAATTCGATACTGTTACCTTCACTTTGAATCACGTCCACGATTTCACATGAAAATGCGTGAAATTGCACAGGTTTAAGCACCTCAAAACCAAGGTGTGTGAATAATTCTGTATAGTTCTCCATCGTCGTACCTAAGCCAGCAACATCAAGGTCTCCGGGCTGAAACGACAACAACATCAGATCGCTCAGGCGCGAAGCACAATACAGATTCATGCTTTCACCTTCCAGCAAATCTGGCCACGGATGTGCGCTACTATCCCGATCACGGATTTCTTTAAAATATTGTCCAGCAGACTTCAACGCATCCCAATGCGCGAGAAAAACCTCTTGCCAGATTTGCTCTCCCTGATACTCGCAAACAGCAGCATACAAATTACGCAAACTACCAGACTCGTGCCTCTTTGCATCAAAGGGAATCGATAAAATAGGCATCACTTAATTGGCTTTCTGTTTCAAATCTGATGGAGCGCCGGAATCAGAATTCTCCACTTCCCACACCAGGTTTAGCGACTTGCAGCGCAGGCAATCGACAATTGCGCCATCACCCAATACTGATTTGCACTGGTGGCAGCGACGGCCTGGCAGAGCGACATGCATGAAAGTTGCCTTGGCTTCACCGATGGAACAGGAAGTCATCGCCCGTATCGCCGGAACAAAGCCCAGAAAATCAGCTTTCGCTGCTTTGGCATGCAAAGCTGTCCTGTCAACCTCATCTTCAACCCAGATAAGTTCTGACAAACAACCACATTGCTTGCAGCGCGGCTCGCGCTGATTGACTTCATCGATATTCATCTACTGCTTTCAATCAAACAAATCCAGATTAGTCGGCACCACTATCTGCGGCTTCTTAGGCTTGATAATCTTCGCGACTTTCTCCACCGGCGGCTTGGGAAAGAAATCAGCAAACATGCGATCAGCCGGATAAGGCCGCAAGAAGGCGCGGGCGAATTCCGGGTCGCGGCAGGATAGCCAGTCATCAAAATCTTCTGGCGGCACGATGACGAGGGAGCGTTTTTCTTCGCCGGGTTTGTGGAAGCGGCTCATCAGCGGATGCTCGTCGGCATTGATGGTGATTTGCGTAAAAGAATAACTGACGCTGCCATCTTCCTGCGGCCATTCCTTGTACAGGCCTGCCACGGCAAAGTCAGGTTCTTCGATGAGCCCTATGCGCCAGCGTTCGGCTGCGCCGCTTTCATAATTGGGTTCAAAGAAGTGTTGCATGGGCACCAGGCAGAGTTTGCCGCTGTGCCAGGATGGCGCATAGCTGCGCAGCGATCCCAGCGTCTCTGCCCTGGCATTCATGGTCGAAAATCGTTTGACACCGGGCTGCATCTTTGACTTGGGTATCATGCTGTAAGCACCTAACAGGGCTTGCCGCCTGCCCTGCTCATCATGCCTGATGATGGGGGCATCGTAGTCTTGCCAGACTTCAACATTCCAGTCGTACATGCTCCTGCCGTGGACTTTGAAATACTCCATCAGCTCTGGGCGCGTGGGGGTGTAGTTGATGCACATGGATAATAGCTTGTTACACTCGTTGGATTTCGTCGTTGCTCGCATTTTCTCACATCTGCCATGGTAAAAATGCCGCCCGATTACCGCTGCTTAAAACTTGCGCAGCCGACCCTTGTCTGGTTATAGTCCTGCTTCCATCTTATTCAAATAACAAAATCAGGAGACCAGGATATGCCCGCAACCATCGAAGCTGTGCACGCATCAACAAGATCAGTAAGCTGCCTGTACAGGCTGGCCTTGCTTTCAGCTCTGTTTGCCTTGCCTTATGCCAGCGTACAGGCCCAGGTACAATTCAGCATGACGGCCAGCAACCCTGCCTTGTCAGGCGAGCCTCTGGGTATCAGCCTCAAGGGCTTGCAGCCCGGGCAAACCGTGCAGCTCTTTGCCGAGCGCCGTTTTGCACCGAATGCCCCCATCTTCATGTCCAGTGCAGAAATGCAGGCCGATGCACAGGGCAATATCGCCCTGGCCACTACCGAGTCCAAGGCTGGCAGCTACACTGGCGTGGATGCGGCAGGCCTGTTCTGGTCAATGCAAACCAGCAACAAGGTCGATACCGCATGGCAAGCCGCAGAAACCCGGCTGACCGCACTGGCGGGCCAGCAGCAGCTCGCGCAAATGACATTCGCCCTCCGCAGCACGATCACGCCAGTCAAGACCGAGGCCATTGCCGGGCACACGGGTGCAAAGATTTACCTGCCTGCCACCAGCGTCAATGCCAATGGCAAGCCACCTGTCGTCATCATCCTCGGCGGCTCTGAAGGTGGTGACTCTGCCGGGCGGCGCTTTGGCCTCAAGCTGGCGGCGCGCGGCTTTGCCGCTGTGAGCTACCCCTACTATTCACCGAATACGCCGCGCGGGCAAGAAGTGCCCGGCTTGCCCAAAGACTTTATCGACATCCCCATCGATGGCCTGGATGCGCTGTACAAAACCCTGGCAGCACGCAATGACATAGACAGCACCCAGGTCGCCCTGATGGGTGGCTCAAAAGGTGCAGAGATGGCCTTGCTGTCTGCCAGCCTGCTGCCCTGGGTAAAAGCCGTGGTCGCCATCGCCCCGAGTGACCTGGTATGGGAAGGCTTTGCCATGGAAAGGATGCTGGAAGCTGGCCGCTATGGCAGCTTTAGCTACCAGGGCAAGACCCTGCCCTACACGCCCAATGCCGGTCTCGACAAGGCCTTTGCCACTACCCAACCGGTGCTGGCCCACATCTACATCGAAGGCCGCAAAGCCTACCCAGAACGCGCCAAAGCTGCCCGCATCGCGGTAGAAAATTTCAAAGGCAAACTCTTGCTGATCGCAGGCGGCGACGACCAGATGTGGCCTTCGCTGGACATGGCCAACAACATCGTCAACAGCCGCAAGGCAGCAGGGCTGGAAACAGAATTGCTCGCCTTCCCTAAAGCCGGGCACCTGGTCGGCGGTGATGGCTACAGCCCGAATGATTACTACACCCCATTTGCCATGGGTGGCAATGCCAGAGAAGATGGCCATGCGCAGACTGTCGCCTGGCCGGCGACCATGGGGTTTTTGAAGAAGGCTTTGCAGAGCAAAAAATGACGGTGATCCCGCGACAGGCCAAAAGAAGTTGTTGAGGCTGCCGCCAATTTGTTTATGATGAAGGCTTTTGCAAGCTGCCCTCATCTTCACATCACCAATTTTTCCCATGCATTCCAGTCTGAAAGTTTTACTTGCTCTGCTTATTCTGATGGCTGGTATTTTGCTGTTGGACCGCCAGCTTCCAGCCACAGAAATGATGACAACGATCATCAGCAGCGAAGCAGACAACATGCGTTATAACCTGCCTCTTAGTGGCGGTGACGAGACCAGTTGCAAGCCACGAAATACAGATACGCTGCCACTACCTGCCCAGACCCTGGCGGTGATACAACACACTGCCCTATTCGGAATTTGCCTTAACGTAAAACCAGTCCCCAAAGCTGTACTGGCCTGCCGTGACGAGCAGGTGGAAAAAATTTACCAGCAGGCGCTGGAATTTGAACAACAATTGAAACTCGTGCAAGCGCATGATTACTATGAAGCCGTGTGCAACGCGCGCGGTTCAAAGATTAACAATTCAGACAACAGCAATTCACAAAGTGGCAAAAAAGATCCCTGCGAGACTAGCCAGAGACTTTATACAAAAACGCAAAAAACCTACGATGCTGTCATCGCCGCCCTGGAAAATGTGAAATCAGGAACCGGGCAATATCCAGACAAGCTTGACAGCATACGGGGTGACCTGTCACCCGTCATGCAAGAGCTGGCACAAGATTTTGTCTATTGCAAAAAAACCAGACCCGGCGACAGAACTGCCCCATGCTCTGATGGTGGCGAATCTTTTTCCGATCACGAAATTACTGTTGACACTGGCCTGCACAGGGCCAGGCCAGCACTTGAACAAAAACTGGCGATACCGCAGTTTTTGCATTGCGTGGCTGCTGGTACAAGCAAACAATGAGCGATGCCAGTCAATTACATCCAAATCACAATGGCATGTTCTGGAAGAAAGCACAAAAACTTCTTGCTGAATCACACGCTACAATACTCCCTAATCTCGCTGCCCATCGCCGCACATCTTAAGCGTTGAACTTTTCGCCGCAACACCCCTGAATCTCGTTTTCATACCAGAAAGAAAATCATGTCTTCACCTCAAGAATTAATACTTCATATAGCGGCAGATGTAGAAATATCTGACATTGAAGATATCTTGCACATCAAGTTTGAGCCCGTGGATAATTATTACGATTTTATTGCTACTGTAGTTATCGGACAAATGATGGTGAATTTAAGAGAGCCATTCTGGAAATCATACAAGACGAGCTGTGGCGTGCCATTTAAGTTCAGGATTGAATTTGAATGTGAAAATTCGTTGGTGCGCTCGCGGGAAATCCTGATGATGCAATTATGCAAGGAACTTCATGCAAAATTTGGAGGGCATTATGTCGCATCCCGTGATGACGCTCCTATAGAATTCTGGACAGATGATAAAGGCTTCATCATCAATGAGGCCGAGCGGGCATACTACGATATGTTTCCCCATCATTTCACGAGCAGCAATTTTATCAATGCCCTGACTTGCGTTGGTAAAAATGACTAATACAATTCTTGAATTGCATACAACTGCGATACTTCCCTCACATCGCATCTGGTCTCTTTTCGGTGATGTTGATTGGCACGACAAATCTGACACAGAAGATATTTCATGTGACGCTGCCTTTGGCCCCATTCAAATCAAGATCAGAAAACCAGAATGGAAAGCATATCGTCCTCATGCTGAACTGATTTGGAATACAGCAATCTCTTTCCTTTGCGAAAAATCATGGAATGATGTCCGCATGATCCACGCTTTGGAACAGTGCTCTAATTTATACGAGCTTATCGGAGGGTATTATCTGGTCAAAGAAGATCATGGCGATCTGGGGTTCATCGTCAAAGAAAATAAACTTATCCTGCCAGAGCAATATAGAGATTATTTTTCTAAATTCCCCATAGCATTTGATCACATAACTTATGGCGCACCGCCGCAGTTTTCGCATTCGTAAGCGGTGCATCATATATTCCCTACATGGAT
It encodes the following:
- a CDS encoding MIP/aquaporin family protein is translated as MSMARRLVAEGLGTALLLAVVVGSGIMAERLAGGNVAIALLANAIATGAGLIALILMFGPVSGAHFNPVVTLSEAYQKNLPARDVLPYILLQVLGAFAGVATAHAMFDLPLFFASEHARTGMAQWWSEFVASFGLIAVIISTSRSRPAVTPFAVAAYITAAYWFTSSTSFANPAVTLARAASNSFAGIRPVDAPGFIIAQLLGAAVATLVFCWLYPARPVAEQ
- a CDS encoding arsenate reductase ArsC, whose protein sequence is MNVLFLCTGNSCRSILGEATFNHLAPAGWHAMSAGSKPTGEVHPRSLALLAREGISTTGYASKSWDNLPATPDIVITVCASAAGETCPAYLGPVLRTHWGVADPAHVSGTDEEFDAAFMTAYRILRARIEAMLALPLETLAQDRQKFKAALDQIGEITP
- a CDS encoding helix-turn-helix transcriptional regulator, with the protein product METKAALLALAALAQESRLAVFRLLVQAGPQGRAATKIGEELGIPASSLSFHLKELSHAGLVQSRQAGRFVIYSANITTMNQMLGFLTENCCGGNPCTPVQVQQCAAE
- a CDS encoding helix-turn-helix transcriptional regulator yields the protein MSTTCCTTEPAVLEMNFQPEEIAALCKALGHPARVKLLRHLSNYGECFFGSLTDILPLAASTISQHVSILKEAGLILGSADEQRVCYCVNEVRLAQFKKLVAGL
- a CDS encoding NAD(P)-binding domain-containing protein, with product MKPQTSALPIAIIGAGPVGLAAAAHLLLRSQQPLILESAASIAANLASYRQVRLFSPWRYNLDQAAVSLLTASGWQQPDPEGLPTAGEMIDHYLQPLAQLPAIAASLHLQHRVIAVSRQSYDKVKTKGREDAAFVLRVATPEGERDYLASAIIDASGTWSQPNPLGANGIPAIGEEQYAAHISYGMPDILGTQRQRFAGKRVLVVGTGHSAAGNLLALAQLAEQVPGTTLLWAIRGNHVAKVFGGGSADGLPARGQLGARLKALKDTGQLSLYRNFRIRQLQSGEHGEDGITVTGDMHLGETPVLSGIDEIIAATGARPDLSLSRELRLRHDPWLESTEALAPLIDPNEHSCGTVRPHGHRELAHPEPGYYAVGAKSYGRAPNFLMATGYEQVRSVVAALSGDLAAADEVQLSLPQTGICSTQPVYELPEKEEPAACCGGAAPAGANACCALDATEKAKGNAGCGCSTQSETPAMPTLSKPAASKPNCCS
- a CDS encoding MFS transporter gives rise to the protein MNQQLLTRKTIAILGFTQIASWGSLYYAIAILAPSIQQEMGWSSGTVFGAFSWSLLVAGLASTPVGMLLDRHGGRLVMASGSLLCAAGMVLLSMAQAKAVYFMAWTLLGLGMALSLYEAAFATINRMILANSRQAISTLTLFGGFASTVFWPLTLKLNSLLGWRDTYLLYGMLQLCLCLPLHLMLGTAKASNTPDSAHGQTSLARPGHTLAEALRHPAFWKLALAFCANSFVFSTLSVHLIPLLGQFGHASAWVVMMAAFIGPMQVAGRLGEMTFARHALPQTVGKWVFTALPAALLVLMSFGTQAWAVALFCLLYGLSNGILTIVRGTIPQALFGRDNYGAISGALAGPSLLSKAAGPLAMAVVAQDSTTPYPFLLILLLFTLASLAFYLAAVRQQAVSLEAS
- a CDS encoding arsinothricin resistance N-acetyltransferase ArsN1 family B, with amino-acid sequence MIRTATAADAAAIINIYNHYIATTTISFEENPVTEQEMAQRIKDVSASLPWYVEEQDGVVIGYAYATPWRARSAYRFSVESTVYVATSHEGQGIGKRLYQTLIADLRQRGIHVIIGGIAQPNAASVALHESLGFEKVAHFKDVGRKFEQWVDVGYWELQLN
- a CDS encoding GNAT family N-acetyltransferase — translated: MKTNWIIRPATPSDIAIITRQRFHREDERQEDLDAYANWLTGTLAAGNYLGLLAQAGDTVVAGAGLSILDWGPIRGDTQARRGRIVNVYTAPDWRRLGIARALVAGMLQLGKEQGLNTFNLSASEEGQPLYRDLGFVSYAAEMIYRSGTGQENKRVSTGGQHHSGRP
- a CDS encoding SOS response-associated peptidase, which encodes MCINYTPTRPELMEYFKVHGRSMYDWNVEVWQDYDAPIIRHDEQGRRQALLGAYSMIPKSKMQPGVKRFSTMNARAETLGSLRSYAPSWHSGKLCLVPMQHFFEPNYESGAAERWRIGLIEEPDFAVAGLYKEWPQEDGSVSYSFTQITINADEHPLMSRFHKPGEEKRSLVIVPPEDFDDWLSCRDPEFARAFLRPYPADRMFADFFPKPPVEKVAKIIKPKKPQIVVPTNLDLFD
- a CDS encoding acyl-CoA thioesterase/bile acid-CoA:amino acid N-acyltransferase family protein; translation: MPATIEAVHASTRSVSCLYRLALLSALFALPYASVQAQVQFSMTASNPALSGEPLGISLKGLQPGQTVQLFAERRFAPNAPIFMSSAEMQADAQGNIALATTESKAGSYTGVDAAGLFWSMQTSNKVDTAWQAAETRLTALAGQQQLAQMTFALRSTITPVKTEAIAGHTGAKIYLPATSVNANGKPPVVIILGGSEGGDSAGRRFGLKLAARGFAAVSYPYYSPNTPRGQEVPGLPKDFIDIPIDGLDALYKTLAARNDIDSTQVALMGGSKGAEMALLSASLLPWVKAVVAIAPSDLVWEGFAMERMLEAGRYGSFSYQGKTLPYTPNAGLDKAFATTQPVLAHIYIEGRKAYPERAKAARIAVENFKGKLLLIAGGDDQMWPSLDMANNIVNSRKAAGLETELLAFPKAGHLVGGDGYSPNDYYTPFAMGGNAREDGHAQTVAWPATMGFLKKALQSKK